In Coregonus clupeaformis isolate EN_2021a chromosome 15, ASM2061545v1, whole genome shotgun sequence, one genomic interval encodes:
- the LOC121582195 gene encoding 3'-5' exoribonuclease 1-like — MEEYKENIQDKGDNVKLSSKPEEDDKSCSKVCSNIGEPVHQVSSTRGEFSDPVYKEIALANGHINRMNKDELRSKLAELKLDTRGVKDVMKKRLKNYYKKQKLSLMQSVTDGGPTDTYYDFICVVDFEATCEQDNPPDFTHEIIEFPMVLFNTHTLDIEDSFQEYVRPEVNTQLSEFCIKLTGITQKMVDEADTFPDVLKRVVLWLQEKELGTKYKYAILTDGSWDMSKFMNTQCRLNRLSYPQFAKKWINIKKLYGNFYKVHRTQTKLSSMLEKLGLQYEGRPHSGLDDSRNIARIALRMLQDGCQLRINERMHEGQLRTVPSSAPVEGAPPPHTPRSRD, encoded by the exons ATGGAGGAATACAAGGAGAATATTCAAGACAAAGGTGACAATGTGAAATTGTCCTCTAAACCCGAGGAAGATGACAAG TCTTGTAGCAAAGTGTGTAGTAACATTGGTGAACCCGTCCATCAAGTATCTTCTACTCGAGGCGAGTTCAGTGATCCTGTTTACAAAGAGATTGCTCTTGCAAATGGACATATCAACCGCATGAACAAGGATGAGCTTCGGTCCAAACTGGCAGAGTTGAAGCTTGACACAAG aggTGTAAAGGATGTGATGAAGAAGCGGTTGAAGAACTACTACAAGAAGCAGAAGCTGTCGTTGATGCAGTCTGTGACAGACGGTGGACCAACTGATACCTACTACGACTTCATCTGTGTTGTGGACTTTGAGGCAACGTGTGAACAGGACAACCCCCCTGACTTCACGCATGAAATCATTGAGTTCCCAATGGTCCTGTTCAACACGCACACTTTAGACATT GAGGACAGCTTTCAGGAATATGTCAGACCAGAAGTCAACACACAGTTGTCAGAGTTCTGCATAAAGTTGACAGGGATAACACAG AAAATGGTGGATGAAGCAGACACGTTCCCTGATGTTCTTAAGCGGGTGGTGCTCTGGCTTCAGGAGAAAGAGCTTGGCACAAAATACAAATACGCCATTCTTACAGATGG ATCTTGGGACATGAGCAAGTTCATGAACACCCAGTGCCGTTTAAATCGTCTCTCATATCCACAGTTTGCGAAGAAGTGGATCAACATCAAAAAATTATACGGAAACTTCTATAAG GTCCATCGTACCCAGACCAAGCTGAGCAGCATGCTGGAGAAGCTGGGACTTCAATACGAGGGCCGCCCTCACTCTGGCCTGGATGACTCGCGGAACATTGCCCGCATTGCGCTGCGCATGCTGCAGGACGGCTGCCAACTGCGCATCAACGAGCGCATGCACGAAGGACAGCTGCGGACTGTGCCCAGCTCTGCCCCTGTGGAAGGAGCCCCACCCCCACATACCCCTCGCAGCAGAGACTAG
- the LOC121582189 gene encoding malignant fibrous histiocytoma-amplified sequence 1 homolog: MIPLNENEEGSVCKAMEDKENNLKTVKLWRDAAVRSRKVRSNLRQLTICSKDRERIILPENISEIEVLNLGNNSLQELPEGLGATLTNLRILVLRRNKFVTVPFVVFELGQLVELDMSHNCLSHFSEDIGLLKGLKKLCISHNKIQYLPSQIGALQFLEELDISFNDIRDFPRSFSQLRRLRTLDADHNNLNQFPPEILALSDLEELDCSGNTFACLPGDIMKLQFIKILWLSSIHISSLPDTFCQLHNLESLMLDSNNLAALPRSFGNLQRLKMVNLSSNEFEEFPQVILNITGLDELYLSRNKLSFVPEEIGQLRRLANLWLDNNKITYLPDSIVELERLEELVLQGNQIAILPDNFGKLSKVNIWKVKDNPLIQPPYEVCMKGIPYIAAYQKELAHSQLAVKPRLKLVLMGMKNAGKTRLRQSVVSEQQDANSAQGNKGIDVTNWVADADRSLTFLVYDLSGKPNYDLIKPFFLSPGALYILVVNLKAYSPNNFYAHVGYFLHLLSAKVPHAVVCMVGTHTDLCGDMEVEEKSLDIHRQIALQEKWDSHCLRTLAQQVDQALEQGYNIRTSSPHILFYGVTDKNLRRKKAQLQYMLNHRLQILSPVLCVSCTESQRNIQRLREKLMSVADHRDIFPNLHRVLPKSWQMLEELHFKPQDLWLSWWDSARLGLQAGLTEDRLQSALSYLHESGKLLYFEDSLTLKEYVFHNLPRFIAILNVFFQRDESTLLERLLSDGARGDKGRASVVIEGEKEENLRATHLQHHVEGFLSHGLLPSNVIRLLLRPLIQTQQDLHLIMELLEKMGVCYCINKPRSKPLNGATIWYKFPSYVSNEEPHAEAWVNGSSVAASPFFSVEQLKIEYSFPFLFPPGLFARYSVQINSHVVQRSDGRHQIFAYRGKVPVVVSYRPARGRLQSETLSIASHASLPNIWTAWQAITPLVEELNVLLQEWPGLYYTVHVLCSKCLKRGSPNPHTFPGELLSQPRPEGLTEIICPKNGLERVNVALVYPPTPTVVSPCLK, encoded by the exons ATGATTCCTCTCAATGAAAACGAGGAGGGGTCGGTCTGCAAAGCCATGGAGGACAAGGAGAACAATCTCAAAACGGTTAAGCTGTGGAGAGATGCTGCTGTCCGCTCTAGGAAGGTGCGAAGCAACCTGCGTCAGCTCACTATCTGCTCCAAAGACCGGGAGAGGATAATTCTACCTGAAAATATAAGCGAGATAGAGGTGCTCAATTTGGGCAATAACTCACTGCAGGAATTACCAGAAGGATTGGGGGCCACCCTCACAAACCTGCGTATCCTTGTCCTCCGCAGGAACAAATTTGTCACAGTTCCTTTTGTGGTGTTTGAACTGGGTCAACTTGTGGAACTGGACATGAGCCACAACTGCTTGAGCCACTTCTCTGAGGATATAGGCCTGCTGAAGGGGCTGAAAAAGCTCTGCATCAGTCACAACAAGATCCAGTACCTGCCGTCACAGATTGGGGCACTGCAGTTCTTGGAGGAGCTGGACATAAGCTTCAATGACATACGTGATTTCCCCAGGTCCTTCTCACAGCTCAGGAGGCTCCGTACTCTGGATGCCGACCACAACAACCTGAACCAGTTTCCCCCGGAGATTCTTGCCCTCAGTGACCTGGAGGAGCTCGACTGCTCAGGGAATACATTTGCGTGTCTACCAGGGGACATCATGAAACTGCAGTTCATCAAGATCCTGTGGCTTAGCAGCATTCACATCTCCTCGTTACCTGACACATTCTGTCAGCTGCACAACCTGGAGAGCCTGATGCTGGACAGTAACAACCTAGCAGCTCTGCCTCGTTCCTTTGGAAACCTGCAGAGACTTAAAATGGTCAATCTTTCCTCTAATGAGTTTGAGGAGTTTCCCCAGGTTATCCTAAACATCACAGGACTAGACGAGCTTTACCTGAGCAGAAATAAACTGTCTTTTGTCCCAGAGGAGATAGGCCAGCTGCGTAGGCTGGCAAACCTCTGGTTGGACAATAATAAGATTACTTATCTGCCTGACTCCATTGTGGAGCTAGAGAGATTGGAAGAGCTTGTTTTACAGGGTAATCAAATAGCCATACTTCCAGATAACTTTGGAAAACTCTCCAAGGTAAACATTTGGAAGGTGAAGGATAACCCCCTCATCCAGCCTCCCTATGAGGTCTGTATGAAGGGAATCCCCTACATCGCTGCCTATCAAAAGGAACTCGCACATTCCCAACTCGCTGTGAAGCCCAGGTTAAAACTGGTCCTGATGGGAATGAAAAATGCTGGGAAAACAAGGCTCAGACAGAGTGTGGTGAGTGAGCAGCAGGATGCCAACTCTGCTCAGGGAAACAAAGGGATTGATGTGACTAACTGGGTAGCGGACGCCGATCGCAGTCTTACATTTTTAGTGTATGACCTGTCAGGGAAGCCAAACTATGACCTCATCAAacctttttttctctcacccggTGCTCTGTACATCCTCGTTGTGAATCTGAAAGCGTACTCACCCAATAACTTTTACGCCCACGTGGGGtacttcctccacctcctcagtGCCAAAGTGCCCCACGCTGTGGTGTGCATGGtgggcacacacacagacctgtgtGGCGACATGGAGGTGGAAGAGAAGAGCCTGGATATCCACAGACAGATTGCCCTGCAGGAGAAGTGGGACAGCCATTGTCTGCGGACCCTCGCCCAACAGGTGGACCAGGCCCTGGAACAGGGCTACAACATCCGCACCTCCAGTCCTCATATCCTCTTCTACGGCGTCACAGACAAGAACCTGAGACGAAAAAAAGCCCAGCTGCAGTACATGCTGAACCACAGGCTGCAGATCCTGTCCCCTGTCCTGTGTGTCAGCTGCACGGAGAGCCAGAGAAACATCCAGAGGCTGAGGGAGAAGCTCATGTCAGTGGCTGACCACAGGGACATCTTCCCCAACCTCCACCGTGTGCTGCCCAAGTCCTGGCAGATGCTGGAGGAGCTGCACTTTAAGCCCCAGGACCTGTGGCTCTCGTGGTGGGACTCGGCCCGCTTGGGCCTCCAGGCAGGACTCACAGAGGACCGCCTGCAGAGTGCCCTGTCCTACCTGCATGAGAGTGGGAAGCTACTCTACTTCGAGGACAGTCTGACACTAAAAGAGTACGTCTTCCACAACCTGCCACGCTTCATCGCCATCCTCAATGTCTTCTTCCAGAGGGATGAGTCCACGTTGCTGGAGAGGCTACTGTCAGATGGTGCGAGGGGGGACAAGGGTAGGGCCAGTGTGGTTATAGAGGGGGAGAAGGAAGAGAATCTCCGGGCTACCCATCTACAGCACCATGTGGAGGGCTTCCTCAGCCACGGCCTCCTGCCTTCCAACGTCATCCGGCTGCTCCTGAGACCTCTCATCCAGACCCAACAGGACCTCCACCTCATCATGGAGCTGCTGGAGAAGATGGGGGTCTGCTACTGCATCAACAAGCCCCGCAGCAAGCCTCTGAACGGGGCCACCATCTGGTACAAGTTCCCAAGCTATGTCAGCAATGAGGAGCCCCATGCCGAGGCCTGGGTGAACGGGAGCTCAGTGGCTGCTAGTCCTTTCTTCTCTGTGGAGCAGTTGAAGATTGAATACAGCTTCCCATTTCTCTTCCCTCCTGGACTGTTTGCACGCTACAGTGTGCAGATCAACAGCCATGTGGTTCAGAGGTCAGATGGGAGGCACCAGATATTTGCCTATCGTGGTAAAGTGCCTGTGGTGGTCAGCTACCGTCCGGCTCGGGGCAGGCTGCAGTCCGAGACACTGTCCATAGCCAGCCATGCCTCCCTGCCAAATATCTGGACTGCTTGGCAAGCGATAACACCACTGGTTGAGGAGCTCAATGTCCTTCTGCAGGAGTGGCCCGGGCTCTACTATACTGTTCATGTTCTGTGTTCCAAGTGCCTCAAAAGAGGGTCACCCAACCCACACACCTTCCCAG GTGAGCTTCTAAGCCAGCCGCGCCCCGAGGGGCTGACTGAGATAATCTGCCCAAAGAATGGTTTGGAGCGGGTCAACGTGGCGCTGGTTTACCCCCCTACGCCCACTGTGGTCAGCCCCTGTCTCAAATGA
- the LOC121582197 gene encoding protein phosphatase 1 regulatory subunit 3B, with amino-acid sequence MPIELGMPLYLSNDDFCYRRTPKSLQSLRPCLKPCMRFKPSAPPMQTEADLLNEKNGKSKRRVSFADHKGLALTKVKLFSHFDTIDIPLNITKLFSSSLTLPYEEDRLVLDFTQPSSDYLLFRQRLETELVCLEHCMLKEKALAGTVKVKNLSFEKSVKVRVTFDTWKSYTDLECQYLKDTYTGSDRDTFSFEVSLPAELRPHKHIEFAICYKVNGQTYWDGNQGRNYRIIWSALKMDGQGSFSSNQQSRSFDLGIHFDLYGSSRCSHGMFPEWPSYAGYEDIRPYY; translated from the coding sequence ATGCCGATTGAATTGGGCATGCCGCTCTACCTGTCAAACGACGACTTCTGCTACAGGAGGACCCCAAAATCACTGCAATCACTACGACCCTGCCTGAAGCCCTGCATGCGGTTCAAACCCTCTGCCCCTCCTATGCAGACTGAAGCAGATTTGCTTAATGAGAAGAATGGGAAATCTAAAAGGCGAGTGTCCTTCGCCGACCACAAGGGCCTGGCCCTCACCAAGGTGAagttattttctcattttgacacTATTGACATCCCACTCAACATCACAAAGCTGTTCAGCTCTTCGCTCACGTTACCATATGAGGAGGACAGACTGGTACTGGACTTCACCCAGCCCTCCTCTGATTACCTGCTGTTCCGCCAGCGTCTGGAGACTGAGCTCGTCTGCCTAGAGCACTGCATGCTGAAAGAGAAGGCACTGGCTGGAACCGTGAAGGTCAAAAACCTGTCCTTTGAGAAGTCTGTCAAGGTGCGTGTGACCTTTGACACTTGGAAAAGCTACACGGACTTGGAGTGCCAGTACTTGAAGGACACCTACACAGGCTCAGACCGTGACACCTTTTCCTTCGAGGTTTCCCTTCCAGCTGAGCTGAGGCCACACAAGCACATAGAGTTTGCCATCTGCTACAAAGTCAATGGCCAGACATACTGGGACGGTAACCAGGGCCGAAACTACAGGATCATCTGGTCTGCTCTGAAGATGGACGGCCAGGGCAGCTTCAGCAGTAACCAGCAGAGCCGCTCGTTTGATCTTGGAATTCACTTCGATCTCTACGGAAGTTCCAGGTGCTCCCATGGGATGTTCCCAGAGTGGCCAAGTTATGCAGGATATGAGGATATTAGACCTTACTACTGA